A single window of Nitrospirae bacterium YQR-1 DNA harbors:
- a CDS encoding menaquinone biosynthesis decarboxylase, whose amino-acid sequence MAYRDIRDFIGLLKKKGLIRYISTEVDPELEITEINDRFVKKGGEALFFENCKGAEFPCVVNLFGTFERMCLALEVDKLDDIGAEILEFLEPEIPTNLISKLMALPKLKQLADFLPKYVKTGPCKDVIKKGDNLSLNIFPILKTWPDDGGRFITLPMVFTKDPESGERNCGMYRMHVYDERTTGMHWHMHKDGARHYRKAEQLGKPLEAAVAIGADPAVMYSSTAPLPEGIDEMLFAGFLRKSAVELVKCETVDLEVPANSEIVLEGYVNPFERRVEGPFGDHTGYYSLKDDFPVFHITCITHRKDAIYPATIVGKPPMEDCFIAKATERIFLPLLKKQLPEVVDMNLPLEGVFHNIALISIDKRYPGHARKVMYALWGMGQMSFTKMIVIVDKWVDVQNASEVVWRIGNNVDPRRDVVILEGPLDVLEHASAITAYGGKLGIDATKKLPSEGFTRQWPPDITMDEKIRELVNRKWKDYGF is encoded by the coding sequence ATGGCATACAGAGATATCCGTGATTTTATAGGGCTGCTTAAAAAGAAGGGTCTCATAAGGTATATTAGTACAGAGGTTGACCCTGAGCTTGAAATAACGGAAATAAACGACCGGTTTGTAAAAAAAGGCGGGGAAGCTCTTTTTTTTGAAAACTGTAAGGGCGCTGAATTCCCATGTGTTGTTAATCTTTTCGGCACTTTTGAAAGGATGTGCCTTGCTCTTGAGGTTGATAAATTAGATGATATAGGTGCGGAGATTCTTGAGTTTTTGGAGCCCGAAATACCAACAAATTTGATATCCAAATTAATGGCCCTTCCAAAACTTAAACAGCTTGCCGATTTCTTGCCAAAGTACGTCAAAACAGGCCCATGTAAGGATGTTATAAAAAAGGGGGATAATTTGTCCTTAAATATATTTCCAATTCTAAAGACCTGGCCTGATGACGGAGGCAGATTCATAACCCTTCCTATGGTCTTTACAAAGGACCCTGAAAGCGGAGAGCGTAACTGCGGTATGTACCGTATGCACGTCTATGATGAGCGCACTACCGGTATGCACTGGCACATGCACAAAGACGGAGCAAGACACTACCGTAAGGCGGAGCAGTTGGGCAAACCCCTTGAGGCAGCCGTGGCAATAGGCGCTGACCCCGCCGTTATGTACTCATCCACAGCGCCGCTTCCCGAGGGTATTGATGAAATGCTGTTTGCCGGTTTTTTGAGAAAATCGGCGGTAGAGCTTGTTAAATGTGAAACTGTGGATTTGGAGGTTCCGGCTAATTCCGAAATAGTTCTTGAGGGATACGTTAATCCGTTTGAGAGAAGAGTTGAGGGGCCCTTTGGCGACCACACCGGATACTATTCACTAAAAGATGACTTCCCTGTTTTTCATATTACATGCATAACGCATCGTAAAGACGCTATATATCCGGCAACCATAGTGGGAAAACCCCCGATGGAAGACTGTTTTATAGCAAAGGCTACGGAGCGGATATTTCTGCCGCTTTTGAAAAAGCAATTGCCGGAGGTGGTCGATATGAATTTGCCACTGGAGGGGGTGTTTCACAACATTGCATTGATTTCCATAGACAAGCGTTACCCGGGACATGCCAGAAAGGTGATGTATGCTCTGTGGGGAATGGGACAGATGAGTTTTACCAAGATGATAGTAATAGTGGATAAGTGGGTGGATGTACAAAACGCATCAGAGGTTGTCTGGAGAATAGGTAATAATGTTGACCCCAGGCGTGATGTTGTTATTTTAGAGGGACCGCTGGATGTGCTTGAACATGCCTCTGCAATTACCGCTTACGGCGGAAA